A single window of Paracoccus albus DNA harbors:
- a CDS encoding NADPH-dependent F420 reductase — MKIAILGSGLMGGKLGRLWSECGHEVCFSYARTQAKLDRLAQQAGATSAPVAAAVRDADAILLAVHWSNVAEVLDRAGDLSGKIVLNCCVPLDDSNSDLVVGTTSSGAEELARMRPKARWVSCFNTSPSESFAPVFARKNQTPRPQLLIYGDDEGAKEVARELIRDIGFDPLEAGGLRSARFVEPFAMVTAELAYGQPGGPALTYRFEKLRD; from the coding sequence ATGAAAATCGCGATCCTCGGTTCGGGCCTGATGGGCGGAAAGCTTGGCCGTCTATGGTCCGAATGCGGCCATGAGGTCTGTTTCAGCTATGCCCGCACCCAAGCCAAGCTGGACCGGCTGGCACAGCAGGCAGGCGCGACCTCGGCGCCGGTTGCGGCTGCGGTGCGCGATGCCGACGCCATCCTGCTGGCCGTCCACTGGTCGAATGTCGCGGAGGTGCTGGACCGGGCCGGGGATCTCTCCGGCAAGATCGTGCTGAATTGCTGCGTTCCGCTGGATGACAGCAATTCCGATCTCGTGGTCGGCACGACCAGTTCGGGCGCGGAGGAGCTGGCACGAATGCGTCCGAAGGCGCGGTGGGTGTCATGCTTCAACACCAGCCCCTCGGAAAGCTTCGCGCCGGTCTTCGCCCGCAAAAACCAGACGCCGCGCCCGCAATTGCTGATCTATGGCGATGATGAGGGCGCAAAGGAGGTGGCGCGCGAGCTGATCCGCGACATCGGTTTCGACCCGCTCGAGGCGGGCGGGCTGCGCAGCGCGCGCTTTGTCGAGCCCTTCGCCATGGTCACCGCCGAGCTTGCCTATGGCCAGCCCGGTGGCCCCGCCCTGACTTATCGTTTCGAGAAACTGCGCGACTGA
- a CDS encoding carboxymuconolactone decarboxylase family protein, giving the protein MKTRIFATALALATTPALAQDPAATLPQSVGQVAPALEAYANDALFGGEWADETLPARDRALVTFAALMTRQDSTALGSHIELALDAGVTPAEISETITHLAFYTGWGNALAAAEAAAPVFEARGIAAEDLPGADPEFLPLDEEAEAAREENVSGQYGDVSQGVVDNTREVLFRDLWLRPDLAPRDRSLVTVAALIAGGQPEQMTFHLNRAMDNGLTQEEAGAVLSHLAFYAGWPKVFSAMPVAKDVFENRAE; this is encoded by the coding sequence ATGAAGACCCGTATCTTTGCCACCGCCCTTGCCCTCGCCACGACTCCGGCCCTTGCGCAGGACCCCGCGGCCACGCTGCCGCAATCCGTCGGTCAGGTCGCGCCCGCTTTGGAAGCCTATGCCAATGACGCGCTGTTCGGCGGGGAATGGGCCGATGAGACCTTGCCCGCGCGTGACCGCGCGCTCGTCACCTTCGCCGCGCTGATGACCCGGCAGGACAGCACGGCGCTTGGGTCCCATATCGAGCTGGCCCTTGATGCCGGTGTCACGCCTGCCGAGATTTCCGAAACCATCACCCATCTGGCCTTCTATACCGGCTGGGGGAACGCCCTGGCGGCGGCGGAGGCCGCGGCGCCGGTCTTCGAGGCGCGCGGCATCGCAGCCGAAGACCTGCCCGGCGCCGATCCCGAATTCCTGCCGCTCGATGAAGAGGCCGAGGCCGCGCGCGAGGAAAATGTCAGCGGCCAGTATGGCGATGTCAGCCAGGGCGTGGTGGACAACACGCGCGAGGTGCTGTTCCGCGATCTCTGGCTGCGTCCCGATCTCGCCCCGCGCGACCGCAGCCTCGTGACTGTCGCTGCGCTGATTGCGGGCGGACAGCCGGAACAGATGACGTTCCACCTGAACCGCGCCATGGATAACGGCCTGACCCAGGAAGAAGCCGGCGCGGTGCTGTCGCATCTGGCCTTCTATGCGGGCTGGCCCAAGGTGTTTTCCGCCATGCCGGTCGCCAAGGATGTGTTCGAAAACCGTGCAGAGTAA
- a CDS encoding (R)-mandelonitrile lyase, whose protein sequence is MKITRAGANPSNPGPEDYFTGTVRIDPLFAAEEPGRASGSQVTFEPGARTAWHTHPAGQTLIVTFGRGRVQREGGPVEEIRQGDVVWFPAGEKHWHGAASDTAMSHIAVQESIDGTPVTWMEKVSDSDYNG, encoded by the coding sequence ATGAAGATCACCCGCGCAGGCGCCAATCCCTCCAATCCCGGCCCCGAGGATTATTTTACCGGGACGGTCCGGATCGACCCCTTGTTCGCCGCCGAAGAACCGGGCCGAGCCAGTGGTTCGCAGGTCACGTTCGAGCCCGGCGCCCGCACCGCGTGGCACACCCACCCGGCGGGGCAGACGCTGATCGTCACCTTCGGTCGCGGGCGCGTGCAGCGCGAAGGCGGCCCGGTCGAGGAGATCCGGCAGGGCGATGTCGTCTGGTTCCCGGCCGGAGAAAAGCACTGGCACGGCGCTGCATCCGACACCGCGATGAGCCATATCGCCGTGCAGGAAAGCATCGACGGCACGCCCGTGACATGGATGGAGAAGGTTTCGGACAGCGATTACAACGGGTGA